A stretch of DNA from Gasterosteus aculeatus chromosome 7, fGasAcu3.hap1.1, whole genome shotgun sequence:
ATCGTATTTCTAAACTATTCAGTTTACTTCAGCCCACATACATGGTTCAACTAAGTTGATCAAATATCTTTTTAGCCAGCTTAAATTAACTCGATGATTGAAGTCAGACTATCTCAGTTTCTCAGCGGCTGATACGCTCTTCAAAAGGGCAAAGAGTCAATCACCGCAACCATGATTTTCTAACAATAAGTTGGCAAAAAAACTCAAAGCAAGACTTTTTTCTCTGCTGACGGGCAGGAAATGATCATGAACGTATATGAGGAATTCAAGACCATAATATGTACATTTATAATAATTTTCTGACATCCATGACAGTCAGTCGATCCTGGGAGAGAGATCCTCCTCTGCCTTTccactttttttctccccatcaaagggcttttcattttttggggagttttctCTGTGGCGATGTCCGGGTTTCGGGAGCggggatgtcgcatgtgtacagactgtaaaaccctctgaggcaaatttacaattttgggctatgtaaaataaaataaattgaataatCATGGCAGTTGCTATCTTTATCCAGGGTTTTGAAGCGTGGTGAGGGGCAAGACAAGAAGCACGGCACAATATTGCCGACAAGTTAAATGCTTAAGTGTTAGAAAAATTTATAGGGTCATTTTAAGTGCCACATCACCTCAATGACTCTTTTATATCTCTTTAAATGTGCCCTTGGCAGTAGGTCTAATGGAatgcatcatccaatgagatcttGCTCGCaaaaataatgatctcaactgaatgtgtatatacatagatgtatgtatatatgtatagaacTAGGGGTTTTAATATGCATGTGTGAATCTGTGTATGGGCGACCAGTATGAATTTCTGATTATGAATAATACAATCAATTGAAACATGAAACATCCATAAGTTTCTTAAGCGCCAAATAAACTGTAATCTTGTTCTGAAAATGATCAACGTAATTGAAACGGGGCCTTAGTCTTTGAAACTTACGGCACATGGAATCCAGCCTGACAAGGCAGCCAATGTAGTTGTCAAAATCCATGTTGCCACATTCGTCGCTGTATCTGCGGATAATCATGCTGAACAGGTCGTCATTGAGGGGGAAGCCTGGGCACGAGACGAGCAGAAGACCataacacaaatatattcacACCAGGGTGATAATCAAATCATTTTAAGCAGCTCAAAGATTTCAACagaggttttgtgtgtgtaactaGTGTTCACTCATCTTGACCAGATAacattatatattatactaGAAAAACTATAATGGTTTATTGATCTTTTACAATGTAGTTTTCAGtctaataaaaaacaactttccaTTGTCTGTTTAAACAAGAGCGCCACACAACTGTTGATGGTTAATCAAAAGCCCGGTTTTCAGTTATGTACTCGTGACTGTTGCTGCACCTGTGGCTCTTACAGGTTTTTGCATAAACTAACTAACACATTTTTCTGAAACTAACacaggaaaaaatatataattcaaACCCTATCAactcttttgaaaaatattatTTAGTAAAGAGTAAACCGCACAAGAAGACTGCACTCTCATCTATCCTCTACTTTTGTAGCCTGCTGTAAATATCGACTATACCGGAAAGTCTTCAATACTCTTATAATAGTATCAGAAGCTACGTCTTCCCCTGATGACATGAATCACAGTACTAATGCAAACACAGTCCTCTCTTTATTGTGGTTCACACTAGGGTTAGAAGTTTAACCTAGATAACCGTTGCTGGATATTTggtgtgttttaaaatgtgcttaTCTTTTCTGGTGTCTTGGCaattgtacaaaaataaaaacccattACCGGCATGAATGAAGTTTCATTTTGACTGCATCCTTTCAGCAGCGGTGAGTTTAAACGAtgggggaaataaaacaaactgagaCACTCACCAGCAGCTCTGAACGCGTTGGGCAGCTCATCTGCACCAATGAGACCGGAGCAATCAGCGTCGTACGTTTTGTACACTCCCTaagcaataaaataaagatgtttttaatgtttagGCTGGGACATTGTCGCTACAAGCCGAGTCAAGcataagacacatttttaacaatCTTGTTTAttaacaaatgaaataatctgTTCCACATTGATAACGTATCCTTCAATAAACGTATAATTCAGATGTTTGCATCGGTAAAATGTAGCCGTTAATGAAATACATGCTTACCTGCCATTTCTTTATGTTGTCccagagctgtttgaattcatGAAATCCAAGTCTACCAGTGCTGTCGCTCTGTAACAAGCGTTGAGGATAACAGACAACAACGCATTCTTCTTCGGCTCCATCTTAAACAAACAGCCTGGGCACGTTGTATTTGCCCACGGCAGGATTTTACGTGACTTCCTCATTTGTGTGGTAAAGAATTCCCAGTAGGGAATGACTGTCAACTcaacctccccccaccctcccaactCTGTCAGAGGTCCttttgacaggctgcttaaatTTTAGTGATTGTGCTGCCTTActaaaaaaaatttaattttttttaattaaaagttggaAACTTTAACGGGAATTGAGaggacatgcatgcaaacatttctatCATCTGGAAAATTCCCGAGCTTAGCTTCCCATGGAAAGGTTCCCAAAAATGTTTCACCCCTTTGCAACCCTACTTTCAAATCGGTTTGAATGTCCAAATCGTGGCAGTAATAATAATCCACGGTGAAGTGTGGGTGTGACGGAGTCCGGTGAGCCAACACATCCCTATTTATAGCGGCCGTGCGTGTGTATTTTTACTGTGCCGGTAGTCATCTTCATACCACCTGTCTGGATCACACAACGCAAACACCACAGCAACAATAGAAAGGATACATCCATGACTGCCACCATGCTTCTACAAGACTCAATGCTGAAACCATCCGTTTTCAGGTCTCCATCTGAAATCCAACAAGCCGGGTTACTATGATGCAATCTTCTTTTCAAAGAAACATTAAAGTGTGTAAAAGTATTGCAACAGACTATATCACAAGTAAATaattgtgtacacacacacacacacacacacacacacacacacacacagaaccaatGTCTCCATCATGAACACTTTGACACAGAACACGGCTGTTAAATGGCAGAAAGGCAGCTTAGTTTGTTGATCTGTTCTAAACATACTTAAAAAGCCCTACATATACAATATTGGCAGGTGAGTATCTTTGTCAA
This window harbors:
- the LOC120822660 gene encoding calpain small subunit 1, coding for MFLAQKFLSGVINVVSNNIDQFVPTDPPPPRRPAVYAEQHESNEEKQFRRVFQQLAGDDMEVSPKELMDILNRIVTKHGDLKTDGFSIESCRSMVAVMDSDSTGRLGFHEFKQLWDNIKKWQGVYKTYDADCSGLIGADELPNAFRAAGFPLNDDLFSMIIRRYSDECGNMDFDNYIGCLVRLDSMCRAFKTLDKDRNGTIKVNVQEWLQLTMYS